From Primulina huaijiensis isolate GDHJ02 chromosome 15, ASM1229523v2, whole genome shotgun sequence, one genomic window encodes:
- the LOC140958229 gene encoding protein GRAVITROPIC IN THE LIGHT 1 → MANKVSNFSDLIQRMTASSCLLHSISAIACDIEDSNSDKNKEEEDHDEEEEEYEIAQNHFNVNWDGAKDEDSAAKERVVELETLMGQVFDAVSAVKRAYVIQQEAHCPWDPDKMRAADMAVVAELRRLGMLRERYRRSSGGGRMRPSAATLREVVAPYEAALEELKTEVKAKQAEVDRLGEKLKTATSFNAGRSKGKSNRRVSGSSTNQVAAAPAVELLEEAMSLVKEASKSFTSLLLSLMRSAHLDIAAAVRSIETASTTTMNNHTAATTFMDSIVGANHAKYALESYVNRKMFQGFDHETFYMDGSLSSILNPGQHRIDCFTQYRDMKAMDPVELLGILPTCRFGNFCFKKYLSIIHPKMEESLFGDLEQRRQVLDGHHPRSQFYGEFSRLAKAVWLLHLLEFSFDPPPTHFEASKGADFHSLYMESVVRISGNGKGSMVVGFPVSPGFKIGNGTIIKARVYLVPKNG, encoded by the exons ATGGCGAACAAAGTGTCTAATTTCTCTGATCTTATACAACGCATGACCGCATCCAGTTGCCTCCTCCACTCCATTTCCGCCATCGCCTGCGATATTGAAGACTCTAACTCAGACAAGAACAAAGAAGAGGAAGAccatgatgaagaagaagaagagtacGAAATCGCCCAGAATCACTTCAATGTCAACTGGGATGGCGCTAAAGATGAGGATTCGGCGGCCAAGGAGAGAGTTGTCGAATTGGAGACTCTGATGGGTCAAGTGTTCGACGCCGTTTCGGCGGTCAAGAGGGCCTACGTTATCCAACAGGAGGCGCACTGCCCTTGGGATCCGGACAAAATGCGCGCCGCTGACATGGCAGTGGTGGCGGAGCTCAGGAGATTGGGGATGCTGAGAGAAAGGTACAGGCGCAGCAGCGGTGGAGGGAGAATGCGGCCGTCGGCGGCGACTCTGAGGGAGGTGGTTGCGCCGTACGAGGCTGCGCTGGAGGAGCTGAAGACGGAAGTGAAGGCGAAGCAGGCGGAGGTGGATAGGTTGGGGGAGAAGCTCAAAACGGCGACGTCTTTCAATGCAGGGAGGTCAAAGGGGAAGTCAAACCGACGAGTCAGCGGCAGCTCCACCAATCAGG TTGCAGCAGCTCCAGCTGTGGAGCTACTTGAAGAAGCAATGAGTTTGGTAAAAGAAGCATCGAAATCCTTCACATCTCTTCTCCTCTCCCTGATGCGGTCGGCTCACTTGGATATTGCTGCTGCTGTGAGATCTATAGAAAccgcctccaccaccaccatgAACAATCACACCGCCGCCACTACATTTATGGACTCTATAGTTGGGGCAAACCATGCAAAGTATGCTCTCGAGTCTTACGTTAATCGAAAAATGTTCCAAGGCTTCGACCATGAGACGTTTTACATGGATGGTAGCCTCTCCTCTATACTCAACCCAGGGCAGCACCGTATAGACTGCTTCACTCAGTACCGCGACATGAAAGCCATGGACCCTGTTGAGCTCCTCGGCATTTTACCTACTTGTAGATTTGGGAACTTCTGTTTCAAGAAGTACCTTTCGATCATTCACCCCAAGATGGAAGAGTCGTTGTTTGGGGACTTGGAACAGAGGCGTCAGGTGTTAGATGGTCACCATCCAAGGAGCCAGTTTTACGGGGAGTTTTCGCGCTTGGCTAAGGCTGTTTGGCTGTTGCATTTGCTGGAATTTTCTTTCGACCCGCCCCCGACTCACTTTGAGGCGAGTAAAGGGGCGGACTTTCACTCACTCTATATGGAAAGCGTGGTGAGAATTTCTGGGAATGGCAAGGGCTCAATGGTCGTGGGGTTCCCGGTGAGTCCGGGGTTTAAGATTGGCAATGGGACGATTATCAAAGCCCGGGTTTATCTGGTCCCAAAGAACGGATGA
- the LOC140960095 gene encoding uncharacterized protein has translation MGFDIECVIDIQTYPGEYFCPVCRTLAYPNEAFQSQCGHLYCKPCLAHIANGSKACPYDGYLVTESDSKLLIDSDRSLAEKIGKVKVHCLFFRSGCMWEGTLSDCTSHCSECSFGSSAVICNRCGIQIVHRQVHDHAQSCTGAYEAKQAIGGATSSGTALSTPIATVNLTVAQSGQPLSQPQNSQNVAVISLQPGQNPTQQPIANPQAVSVQTTEQWYQQQYQQYYQQYTGYDPYKPPRQQYYSLQQNQHNPLHVHGQPQSHAYAQPAAQPQPQLQLQLQLQSYPVPLNQQQPQFQPPAQGIAQSQPPVPPQIPMQVQIPSQGQTQLHAPNQTFPPDYQVNPQKQPPHLMRPQAQIPSQILLPPPHSQPDQLPLSLQAVSMQPAVQHPQLPPYFQPPLQIPHAHASQTHSQPQFQNQTSNQSHLQIQPQASHYQNQYPQVRPPPLNQPTVPAARPRPPQPPASSVSGHNSYQQPQPAHQMHSGVLDQPPINVRPTSGSLHPVKLHDQVPHQPAVMQPPPSHDSFPPPPLSAFLLPQSQVSGAPPAHQQFSAHAQPSNHLPQHSTVLQPVQLAVPQPFSQQQPFVTPVRALFQPQGLFQHQQPQGLFQQHQQPQGLFQQHQQPLQPQVRPYGPPPPQQSQSYDGKSMTSNEGMHPQNYQQSSSGFGAVVHTVPSQLGSTLPPANPNSVESAVLDEEYFSSKHSNPGARVPGQGLAEKEVLRTDVEPLKEEAISTKKLGPQEMIAARVKDEVSGSATEKLSGTMSTEAKTTEGNASKEESHSVAGSNLPQQVQDLESRKVVVAGLSTDIEKVSKNPPSKPELQLKEQPPSTLKPQGLGILPHPGYSLPLPVLTSHTGRASGYFGPPPGSFESDLRGVIGNAPQLYPEGQSGPQNHFRPNESVMFKHQNPSYLSESVERVPHRQIYGHEPSVWRVNGETEPNFGSREHLNPFPMEPFRPLEQGSMTVDKSQPGSSYGTGGKLNSGLDSNLRDLPPYHASGGQGHADVFGPGLESGRHHAKHFPPCTPGGEYLGISHEFGGPSRFPRGTTGFHDINARQVHRFGEGSRSFNLPSDPVGNPFHDNRFPPMPGHPRRGDSDGQHNLRFGEHMTRPHHSHIKSDDAIGKDVPGPVPLGRVDFSGPGYLPGRFMSEAAGHGIFSGNSHAGELGGPGNFNHRIPFGESIRGDRPNIPPFEVPGIRSNYPLQGFPNPVGFAGEVDSFDRSRMRKPISMGWCRICMFDCETVEGLEMHSQTMEHQKMAMDMVKTIKQRNKKKHRTSAGQMGYDGGSRSKTVGTNGRGNKP, from the exons ATGGGTTTTGATATAGAGTGCGTAATAGACATTCAAACCTATCCAGGGGAGTATTTTTGTCCTGTTTGTCGTACGCTTGCATATCCAAATGAAGCATTTCAGTCACAGTGCGGTCACCTATACTGCAAACCTTGCTTGGCACACATTGCAAATGGTAGCAAGGCATGCCCTTATGATGGATACTTGGTGACCGAGTCTGATTCTAAG CTGCTAATAGACTCGGATAGATCACTGGCGGAAAAGATTGGAAAGGTTAAGGTTCACTGTCTATTCTTCAGAAGTGGTTGCATGTGGGAGGGTACTCTATCTGATTGTACCTCTCATTGTTCTGAGTGTTCCTTTGGAAGTTCGGCAGTTATATGTAACAGATGTGGTATTCAAATTGTTCATCGCCAAGTACATGATCATGCACAGAGCTGTACG GGAGCGTATGAAGCAAAACAGGCTATAGGGGGTGCAACTAGCTCTGGCACAGCTTTGTCCACACCCATTGCAACTGTAAACCTAACTGTAGCTCAATCTGGCCAACCACTTTCTCAGCCCCAGAATAGTCAGAATGTTGCTGTTATTAGTCTGCAGCCTGGACAAAATCCCACTCAGCAACCTATTGCTAATCCTCAGGCTGTTTCTGTACAAACAACGGAGCAGTGGTATCAGCAACAGTACCAGCAATACTATCAGCAATATACCGGATATGATCCTTACAAACCGCCTCGTCAGCAATATTATTCCCTTCAGCAAAACCAGCATAATCCACTGCATGTGCATGGTCAGCCCCAGTCTCATGCATATGCCCAGCCTGCTGCCCAGCCCCAGCCCCAGCTCCAGCTCCAGCTCCAGCTCCAGTCCTATCCTGTCCCTCTAAACCAACAGCAGCCCCAGTTTCAACCACCAGCCCAAGGAATAGCACAATCTCAGCCACCTGTGCCACCTCAAATTCCAATGCAGGTACAAATTCCTTCTCAAGGGCAAACCCAGTTGCATGCACCCAACCAAACCTTTCCTCCTGATTATCAAGTCAACCCTCAAAAACAACCTCCACATCTGATGCGTCCCCAGGCTCAAATACCCTCCCAAATTCTTCTGCCGCCACCTCATAGTCAACCTGACCAGCTTCCGCTTAGTCTCCAAGCGGTGAGCATGCAGCCTGCTGTCCAACATCCTCAGTTGCCTCCTTATTTTCAACCTCCTTTGCAGATTCCTCACGCTCATGCTTCCCAAACTCACAGCCAACCtcaatttcaaaatcaaacttcaaACCAGTCTCATTTGCAGATTCAGCCGCAAGCTTCACATTATCAGAATCAGTACCCTCAAGTACGGCCTCCTCCACTCAACCAGCCAACTGTTCCTGCTGCACGACCGCGGCCTCCACAGCCTCCAGCTTCTAGTGTTAGTGGACATAATTCATATCAACAACCTCAGCCAGCCCATCAAATGCATTCAGGAGTATTGGATCAACCTCCGATAAACGTACGTCCCACAAGTGGGTCATTGCATCCAGTTAAATTGCATGATCAGGTTCCTCATCAACCTGCTGTGATGCAGCCACCCCCTTCTCATGATTCTTTCCCCCCGCCACCGCTGTCTGCATTTTTGCTGCCACAAAGCCAGGTTTCGGGTGCGCCCCCAGCACATCAGCAATTTTCTGCTCATGCTCAACCGTCAAACCATCTCCCTCAGCATAGTACTGTCCTTCAGCCAGTTCAACTAGCTGTTCCCCAGCCTTTCTCACAACAGCAGCCTTTTGTTACTCCTGTTAGGGCTCTGTTTCAGCCGCAAGGTCTTTTTCAACACCAGCAGCCGCAAGGTCTTTTTCAACAACACCAGCAGCCGCAAGGTCTTTTTCAACAACACCAGCAGCCGCTTCAACCTCAGGTACGCCCATACGGTCCTCCTCCACCTCAGCAGTCACAAAGTTATGATGGCAAATCTATGACGTCAAATGAGGGCATGCATCCACAAAACTATCAACAATCTTCTAGTGGCTTTGGAGCTGTGGTTCACACTGTGCCTTCACAACTTGGTTCAACTCTGCCACCTGCAAATCCAAATTCTGTTGAATCTGCAGTACTTGATGAGGAATATTTTTCAAGTAAGCATTCAAATCCAGGTGCTAGGGTACCAGGTCAGGGGCTTGCTGAAAAGGAAGTTCTTCGAACTGACGTTGAGCCTCTGAAAGAAGAAGCCATATCGACTAAAAAATTGGGACCGCAAGAAATGATTGCTGCTAGGGTGAAGGACGAGGTTAGTGGGAGCGCAACAGAGAAATTATCTGGTACCATGTCCACTGAGGCAAAAACTACAGAAGGTAATGCCTCTAAAGAAGAGAGCCATTCCGTGGCAGGCTCAAATTTGCCACAACAAGTGCAGGACCTTGAAAGTCGGAAGGTGGTAGTTGCGGGTCTGTCTACTGATATTGAGAAGGTTTCCAAGAACCCTCCCTCCAAGCCTGAATTACAACTGAAAGAGCAACCTCCATCGACACTAAAGCCCCAAGGATTGGGAATTTTGCCGCATCCTGGGTATTCTCTTCCACTCCCTGTCCTGACATCCCATACTGGGAGGGCTTCTGGTTATTTTGGGCCTCCACCTGGAAGTTTTGAGAGTGATCTGCGTGGGGTTATTGGAAATGCTCCACAACTTTATCCTGAAGGTCAGTCTGGTCCCCAGAACCATTTTAGACCTAATGAAAGTGTCATGTTCAAACATCAAAACCCATCTTACCTGTCTGAGTCTGTTGAGAGGGTTCCTCATAGGCAGATTTATGGGCATGAGCCAAGTGTTTGGAGGGTTAATGGGGAAACAGAACCCAACTTTGGCTCACGGGAGCATTTGAATCCATTTCCGATGGAACCATTTCGGCCTCTTGAACAAG GTTCAATGACTGTTGATAAATCACAACCTGGGTCAAGTTATGGCACTGGAGGGAAATTAAATTCTGGATTAGATTCAAATTTGAGAGACCTGCCTCCATATCACGCTTCGGGTGGACAGGGTCATGCAGATGTCTTTGGACCTGGCCTTGAATCCGGACGACATCATGCGAAACATTTCCCTCCCTGTACTCCGGGCGGGGAGTATCTTGGCATTTCTCATGAATTTGGTGGACCTTCCAGATTTCCTCGGGGCACCACTGGCTTTCATGATATTAATGCCAGGCAAGTACATAGGTTTGGTGAAGGATCCAGATCTTTCAATCTACCTTCAGATCCAGTTGGAAATCCTTTTCATGACAACAGGTTTCCCCCTATGCCTGGTCACCCGAGGAGAGGTGACAGTGACGGTCAACACAATTTGAGATTCGGAGAGCATATGACTCGGCCGCATCACAGccatatcaagagcgatgatgCTATTGGAAAAGATGTGCCAGGGCCAGTCCCCTTAGGGAGGGTGGACTTCTCAGGCCCTGGATATTTGCCTGGTCGTTTTATGTCTGAGGCTGCTGGACATGGTATCTTTTCTGGTAACTCCCACGCAGGAGAATTGGGTGGACCGGGAAATTTTAACCATCGAATACCATTCGGTGAATCTATTAGAGGTGACAGACCAAACATTCCACCTTTTGAGGTACCTGGTATCAGGAGCAACTATCCACTTCAGGGATTTCCTAATCCTGTAGGCTTTGCA GGCGAGGTGGATTCTTTTGATCGGTCAAGGATGAGGAAGCCTATAAGCATGGGTTGGTGTCGGATTTGCATGTTTGATTGCGAGACTGTGGAGGGGCTAGAAATGCATTCTCAAACTATGGAACACCAGAAGATGGCTATGGATATGGTAAAGACCATTAAGCAAAGGAATAAAAAGAAGCACAG AACTTCTGCCGGGCAAATGGGTTATGATGGGGGAAGCAGGAGTAAAACAGTGGGTACTAATGGCCGTGGGAACAAACCTTGA